In Blastocatellia bacterium, the following are encoded in one genomic region:
- a CDS encoding zinc ribbon domain-containing protein yields the protein MIKFTANYDDLSTDRGYQFKFHCDKCGNGYLSHFQPSLTGTAGGLLRAAGDLFGGVFSNAGNSAYEIQRATGGKAHDSALEKAVEEAKGYFKQCSRCGKWVCPEVCWNAKAGLCEECAPDFEEHFAANRAQAMSDAARDQLYQKAQQTDYASGVDMRVGASVPQASLSCPSCGAKTTGSKFCPECGSPVKLKLTCPGCGHQPEGGPKFCPECGVKMPLL from the coding sequence ATGATTAAGTTCACGGCAAATTATGATGATCTGTCGACAGATCGCGGCTATCAGTTCAAGTTTCACTGTGACAAATGCGGCAACGGCTATCTGTCGCATTTTCAGCCATCGCTGACGGGAACGGCGGGCGGACTGCTGCGCGCCGCCGGCGACCTGTTCGGCGGGGTCTTTTCAAACGCCGGCAACAGCGCTTACGAGATTCAGCGCGCCACCGGCGGCAAGGCCCACGACAGCGCGCTCGAAAAGGCGGTCGAAGAAGCCAAGGGCTATTTCAAGCAATGTTCGCGCTGCGGCAAGTGGGTCTGTCCAGAGGTCTGCTGGAATGCCAAAGCGGGACTCTGCGAAGAATGCGCGCCGGACTTTGAAGAGCATTTCGCCGCCAACCGCGCCCAGGCAATGAGCGACGCGGCGCGCGATCAGCTTTATCAAAAGGCGCAGCAGACTGACTACGCATCGGGCGTTGATATGCGCGTCGGCGCGAGCGTGCCGCAAGCCTCGCTCTCCTGCCCGTCGTGCGGCGCCAAGACCACCGGCAGCAAGTTCTGTCCGGAATGCGGCAGCCCGGTCAAACTGAAGCTGACCTGTCCGGGCTGCGGCCATCAGCCGGAAGGCGGGCCGAAGTTCTGCCCAGAGTGCGGCGTGAAAATGCCTCTGCTTTAG
- the modA gene encoding molybdate ABC transporter substrate-binding protein has protein sequence MKRSENWRAVFISSCRPCAVLIVGLILLAGCRQRPALDQQNAPEITVAAAANLTDAFAEVASQFTAKTGARVVYSFGSTADLTRQIENGGPFDLFASADVEHVDELSQKGLIVPDSRAVYARGRLVAWMPPRGRAKINRLEDVTSADVKTIAIAKPDLAPYGRATVEALKALNVWPAVESKVVYGTNVSNTKQYAASGNADIAFIPLALVKPGEGQYVEVDERLHQPIDQALAIIRASGKQDLARRFVDFILGDEGQAILRRYGYSNPSTK, from the coding sequence ATGAAGCGATCTGAAAACTGGCGGGCCGTCTTCATCTCAAGCTGTAGGCCCTGTGCCGTGCTGATCGTCGGCTTGATTCTGCTTGCCGGCTGTCGCCAGCGACCGGCGCTCGATCAGCAGAACGCGCCAGAGATCACGGTGGCCGCCGCCGCAAATCTCACCGACGCCTTCGCGGAAGTCGCCAGTCAATTCACGGCCAAGACCGGCGCGCGCGTCGTCTACAGCTTCGGCAGCACGGCTGATCTGACCAGGCAGATCGAGAACGGCGGCCCCTTTGACCTATTCGCGTCGGCTGACGTGGAGCACGTCGATGAGCTGAGTCAGAAGGGCCTGATTGTGCCTGACTCGCGCGCCGTCTATGCGCGCGGCCGGCTCGTCGCCTGGATGCCCCCGCGGGGCCGGGCCAAGATCAATCGCCTGGAAGATGTCACGAGCGCGGACGTGAAGACGATTGCCATCGCCAAGCCCGACCTCGCGCCCTATGGCCGGGCGACCGTCGAGGCGCTCAAGGCGCTGAACGTCTGGCCGGCGGTCGAGTCAAAGGTCGTCTATGGCACGAACGTTTCTAACACCAAGCAATACGCTGCGTCGGGCAACGCAGACATCGCCTTCATCCCGCTGGCCCTGGTGAAGCCGGGCGAAGGGCAATACGTCGAGGTTGACGAGCGACTGCACCAGCCCATAGACCAGGCGCTGGCGATCATCAGGGCCTCTGGCAAACAAGACCTGGCGCGGCGCTTTGTAGACTTTATTCTCGGCGACGAAGGGCAGGCGATTCTGCGGCGCTACGGTTACAGCAATCCTTCAACAAAATAG
- a CDS encoding pitrilysin family protein: protein MFINPNRIRSLIVSVLLAVSLAGASPAAMMAAQGGQAAALPKGMTRVTSVEGITEYRLDNGLRVLLFPDQSKQTVTVNITYLVGSKYESYGETGMAHLLEHMLFKGTPKHTNIPQELSEHGARPVNGTTWFDRTNYYEVFSATDENLKWALDLESDRMLNSFVAKKDLDSEMTVVRNEYEMGENDPAGVLTDRVFETAYVWHNYGKSTIGARSDIENVPIERLQAFYKKYYQPDNAVLLVAGKIDEAKTLGLINQYFAALPRPARVLPKIYTDEPTQDGERAVTVRRVGDVQLVMAGYHVPAGSHPDAAAVSILGQILADTPSGRLHKALVETKKASGINSFPVLFGEPSLLIFGAEVRQESSLDEARNALLTTVEEITKTPPTKEEVERARTQLLKQVELNMNSSESVGVELSEWIGMGDWRLLFLNRDHLRKVTPEDVQRVAAAYLKPANRTLGQFIPTAKPDRAEIPPTPDIAAMVKDYKGDAAVAAGEAFDPSPANIEARTLRPVASGIKLALLPKKTRGNTVVATLTLRFGDEKSLMNRTTAGELAGEMLMRGTAKHTRQQIKDEFDRLKARVGVSGGPTSATVSIETTRENLPAVLRLLAEVLRQPVFPATEFEQLKEEALAGIEAQRSEPTAIAVTEFRRHLLPYPKGHPSYVSTPDEDVAELKAVTLDEVKKFYTDFYGASNGELAVIGDFDDKEIARLTGELFGDWKSPRPYARVVSKYQDAVPLNKSLETPDKANAFFLAGLNLALRDDDPDYPALVLANYMLGGGFLNSRLGVRIRQKEGLSYGVGTQLQAGSLDKSGVFMAYAIYAPQNVERLEAAFKEEIARALKDGFTEDEVQAAKSGWLQARQVSRAQDNELAGRLSGYLFLNRTLAWDADFEKRVLALTPAEIVAALRRHLDPAKITIVKAGDFAKTKAAPTK from the coding sequence ATGTTTATTAATCCGAACAGGATTCGATCATTGATTGTCTCTGTTCTCCTGGCCGTTAGCCTGGCGGGGGCGAGCCCCGCCGCAATGATGGCGGCGCAGGGCGGACAGGCCGCGGCCTTGCCGAAAGGCATGACCCGCGTTACCTCTGTCGAAGGCATCACCGAATACCGGCTCGACAACGGCTTGCGCGTGCTGCTCTTCCCCGACCAGTCGAAGCAGACGGTCACCGTCAACATCACTTATCTGGTCGGCTCGAAGTATGAGAGCTACGGCGAGACCGGCATGGCGCACTTGCTTGAGCACATGCTCTTCAAAGGCACGCCCAAACACACCAACATCCCGCAGGAGTTGAGCGAGCACGGCGCGCGGCCCGTCAATGGCACGACCTGGTTCGACCGCACCAACTACTACGAAGTCTTCTCGGCCACCGACGAGAACTTGAAGTGGGCGCTCGACCTCGAAAGCGACCGCATGCTCAATTCCTTCGTCGCCAAGAAAGACCTCGATAGCGAAATGACCGTCGTGCGCAACGAATACGAGATGGGCGAAAACGACCCGGCGGGCGTGTTGACCGACCGCGTCTTCGAGACCGCTTACGTCTGGCACAACTATGGCAAGTCAACCATCGGCGCGCGCTCGGATATCGAGAACGTGCCCATCGAACGCTTGCAGGCATTTTATAAGAAATACTACCAACCGGATAACGCCGTGCTGCTGGTCGCCGGCAAGATTGACGAAGCCAAGACGCTTGGGCTGATCAACCAGTACTTCGCCGCCCTGCCGCGCCCGGCGCGCGTGCTGCCGAAGATTTACACGGACGAGCCGACCCAGGACGGCGAGCGCGCCGTCACCGTGCGCCGCGTCGGCGACGTGCAACTGGTGATGGCCGGCTATCACGTCCCCGCCGGCTCGCACCCGGACGCCGCCGCGGTCAGCATCCTCGGCCAGATTCTCGCCGACACGCCATCGGGCCGCCTGCACAAAGCATTGGTTGAAACCAAGAAGGCGAGCGGCATCAACAGCTTCCCTGTCCTTTTCGGCGAGCCGAGCCTGTTAATCTTCGGCGCTGAAGTGCGCCAGGAGTCGTCGCTCGACGAAGCGCGCAACGCGCTGCTTACGACCGTCGAAGAGATCACCAAGACGCCGCCGACCAAAGAAGAGGTCGAGCGCGCCCGCACGCAACTCCTCAAGCAGGTCGAGCTGAACATGAATTCAAGCGAGAGCGTCGGCGTCGAGCTGAGCGAGTGGATCGGCATGGGCGACTGGCGGCTGCTGTTTCTCAACCGCGACCACCTGCGCAAGGTGACGCCGGAAGACGTGCAGCGCGTCGCCGCCGCTTACCTGAAGCCTGCCAACCGCACGCTCGGCCAGTTCATCCCGACCGCCAAGCCCGACCGCGCAGAGATTCCGCCGACCCCCGACATCGCGGCGATGGTGAAAGATTACAAGGGCGACGCGGCGGTCGCTGCCGGCGAAGCCTTCGACCCGTCGCCAGCCAACATCGAGGCGCGCACCCTGAGACCCGTGGCAAGCGGCATCAAGCTCGCGTTGCTGCCGAAGAAGACGCGCGGCAACACGGTGGTCGCCACCCTGACACTGCGCTTCGGCGACGAGAAGAGCTTGATGAACCGCACGACGGCGGGCGAGCTCGCCGGCGAGATGTTGATGCGCGGCACGGCGAAGCATACGCGTCAGCAGATCAAAGACGAGTTCGACCGCTTGAAGGCGCGCGTCGGCGTCAGCGGCGGCCCGACCTCTGCGACCGTGAGCATCGAAACGACGCGCGAGAACCTGCCGGCGGTGCTGCGGCTGTTGGCCGAAGTGCTGCGCCAGCCGGTGTTCCCGGCCACCGAGTTCGAGCAGCTCAAGGAAGAGGCGCTCGCCGGCATCGAGGCGCAGCGCAGCGAGCCTACGGCTATCGCCGTCACCGAGTTCCGCCGCCACCTTTTGCCTTACCCGAAAGGTCATCCGAGCTACGTCTCGACGCCCGACGAAGATGTCGCCGAGTTGAAGGCGGTCACCCTCGACGAGGTGAAGAAGTTCTACACAGACTTCTACGGCGCGTCGAATGGCGAGCTGGCGGTGATTGGTGATTTCGATGACAAAGAGATCGCCCGGCTCACGGGCGAACTGTTCGGCGATTGGAAGAGCCCGCGCCCGTACGCGCGTGTCGTCAGCAAGTATCAGGACGCCGTGCCGCTCAACAAATCGCTGGAGACGCCGGACAAGGCAAACGCCTTCTTCCTGGCCGGGCTGAACCTCGCTCTGCGCGACGACGACCCGGATTACCCGGCACTGGTGCTGGCCAATTACATGCTCGGCGGCGGCTTCCTGAACTCGCGGCTCGGCGTGCGCATTCGCCAGAAGGAAGGACTCAGCTACGGCGTCGGCACGCAGTTGCAGGCCGGCTCGCTCGACAAGAGCGGCGTCTTTATGGCCTATGCCATCTACGCGCCGCAGAACGTCGAGCGGTTGGAAGCGGCATTCAAGGAAGAGATTGCCCGCGCCCTGAAAGACGGCTTCACCGAAGACGAAGTGCAGGCCGCGAAGTCGGGCTGGCTACAGGCACGGCAGGTCTCGCGCGCTCAGGACAATGAGCTGGCAGGCCGGCTGTCGGGCTATCTCTTCTTGAACCGCACGCTGGCCTGGGACGCCGATTTTGAGAAGCGCGTTCTGGCGCTGACACCCGCGGAGATCGTCGCCGCCTTGCGCCGCCACCTTGACCCGGCGAAGATTACCATCGTCAAAGCCGGCGACTTCGCCAAAACGAAAGCCGCGCCGACGAAGTAG
- the prfB gene encoding peptide chain release factor 2 (programmed frameshift), whose translation MIEELRQKYDDLAARAAELRRFLDPETKRAELSKIEEATAQPDFWNDQELAQKVLRRRARLETAITRAGQFERDVDDAAVLFEFAAEDQGSLGELQSLITRLEGEVDEAETAMLLSGPNDARDAIVTINAGAGGTDAQDWAGMLLRMYLRWAERRGFKVELVDEQPGKEAGIKSATFTVAGEYAYGLMVAEAGVHRLVRLSPFNAGSSRETSFASVFVYPDVEEDVEIEVLDKDLRVDTYRSSGAGGQHVNVTDSAVRITHLPTGIVVTCQNQRSQHQNRDVAMRILKSRLYELEMEKRRAETAQLEETKRDISFGSQIRNYVLHPYRLAKDVRTKHETSDVDGVLDGDLDEFIKQYLVLKSRAARGQSSPDPAGA comes from the exons ATGATTGAAGAACTGAGACAGAAATACGACGACCTGGCGGCGCGCGCCGCCGAGTTGCGGAGGTTTCTT GACCCGGAAACCAAACGCGCAGAGTTAAGCAAAATCGAAGAAGCGACCGCGCAGCCCGACTTCTGGAACGACCAGGAGCTAGCTCAGAAAGTGCTGCGCCGGCGGGCGCGGCTCGAAACCGCCATCACCCGCGCCGGCCAGTTCGAGCGCGACGTTGACGATGCCGCGGTGTTGTTTGAATTCGCTGCCGAAGACCAGGGCTCGCTCGGCGAGTTGCAGTCGCTGATCACGCGGCTCGAAGGCGAAGTGGATGAAGCCGAAACCGCGATGCTGCTTTCGGGGCCGAACGACGCGCGCGACGCGATTGTCACGATCAACGCCGGAGCCGGCGGCACCGACGCGCAGGACTGGGCCGGCATGTTGCTCAGGATGTACCTGCGATGGGCCGAGCGGCGCGGCTTTAAGGTCGAGCTGGTTGACGAGCAACCGGGCAAAGAGGCCGGCATCAAGTCGGCGACCTTCACGGTAGCGGGCGAATACGCCTATGGCTTGATGGTCGCGGAAGCCGGCGTGCATCGCCTGGTGCGCCTCAGTCCCTTCAACGCCGGTTCGAGCCGCGAGACCAGCTTCGCTTCGGTCTTCGTCTACCCGGACGTTGAAGAAGACGTCGAGATCGAAGTGCTCGACAAAGACCTGCGCGTTGACACCTATCGCTCGTCGGGCGCCGGTGGCCAGCACGTCAATGTCACAGACTCGGCGGTGCGCATCACGCACCTGCCCACAGGCATCGTCGTCACCTGCCAGAACCAACGCTCGCAGCACCAGAACCGCGACGTCGCCATGCGCATTCTAAAATCAAGGCTCTATGAGCTGGAGATGGAGAAGCGCCGCGCCGAGACCGCGCAGTTGGAAGAAACGAAGCGCGACATCTCGTTCGGCTCGCAAATTCGCAACTATGTGCTGCACCCGTATCGGCTGGCCAAAGACGTGCGCACCAAGCACGAGACTTCGGATGTTGATGGCGTGCTTGACGGCGATCTCGACGAATTCATCAAGCAATACCTGGTACTGAAGAGCCGCGCGGCGCGCGGCCAATCATCGCCCGACCCGGCGGGCGCGTGA
- the lnt gene encoding apolipoprotein N-acyltransferase: MIDLRMAFKSAIREEAVPPVYSREDLLAARFRVARVLPYQQSHAPFVSNLLLAVFSGLLMIFAFPEWNWWSLGWVCTAPLVMAVARERRFWSAFILGWTTGTIFYMGSSYWVTYSMHHYGDIALWLSYVILLVFSATLGVFTALFAGLLALVIKRFGGWAILAAPVLWAASEWLRLQISGVGWNALGYSQAFQPSVIAIARLGGVYMVSALLVAASTALVFGVIYFERRRGFAVLTAVILLAIISVLYGERLRAAHTAEAGSVNVAVIQPNVPIGGDWDDERFVEQMLTQHFRLSEQALQNAGEKVTDTAANANHAAAGVVIWPESPMNFEYDRDLNLQQRIASFTRRTHASLLMNSWGFPKDSVGRDTQYNSALVIAPSGEKIAEYDKMALVPFGEYIPARKWFPFAKDLRALVGDITPGTSFTLGAAAGARLGTLICFEATRPDLARRLRRDGATALVQISNESWFGPTSMPRQMLAEAVFRAVENNVDVIRATNSGLSAFVHPLGQTEGETPMFETATRVWQVKTADEAQAEPLTFYTRHGDVFAVACAILSLILVGASFIPEKEKVMSDE; encoded by the coding sequence ATGATTGATCTGCGCATGGCATTCAAGTCCGCAATCCGAGAAGAAGCGGTGCCGCCGGTCTATTCCCGCGAAGACCTGCTCGCGGCGCGCTTCCGCGTCGCCCGCGTTCTGCCTTATCAACAATCGCATGCCCCCTTCGTCAGCAACCTGTTGCTGGCGGTCTTTTCCGGCTTGTTGATGATCTTTGCGTTCCCGGAATGGAACTGGTGGTCATTGGGGTGGGTCTGCACGGCGCCGCTGGTGATGGCAGTGGCACGTGAGCGGCGGTTCTGGAGCGCGTTCATTCTCGGCTGGACGACGGGGACAATCTTCTACATGGGCTCGTCTTACTGGGTGACTTATTCGATGCATCACTATGGCGACATCGCGCTATGGCTGAGCTATGTCATCCTGCTGGTCTTTTCGGCGACCCTCGGCGTCTTCACGGCATTGTTCGCGGGACTGCTGGCCCTGGTCATCAAACGCTTCGGCGGCTGGGCAATCCTCGCAGCGCCGGTGCTGTGGGCCGCTAGCGAGTGGCTCAGGCTACAAATCAGCGGCGTCGGCTGGAACGCCCTCGGCTACTCGCAAGCGTTTCAGCCGTCGGTGATCGCCATTGCGCGACTGGGCGGCGTCTACATGGTAAGCGCCCTGCTGGTCGCGGCCAGCACGGCGTTGGTCTTCGGGGTGATCTATTTCGAGCGCCGGCGCGGCTTCGCTGTGCTGACGGCGGTGATTCTGCTGGCGATCATCTCTGTGCTTTACGGCGAGCGCTTGCGCGCCGCTCACACGGCGGAAGCCGGCTCGGTCAATGTCGCGGTGATTCAGCCCAACGTGCCCATCGGCGGCGACTGGGACGATGAGCGATTTGTCGAGCAGATGCTGACACAGCATTTCCGGCTCTCGGAACAAGCGCTGCAAAACGCCGGGGAAAAGGTAACCGACACGGCAGCAAACGCCAATCACGCGGCGGCGGGCGTCGTCATCTGGCCCGAATCGCCGATGAACTTCGAGTACGACCGCGACCTCAACTTACAGCAGCGCATCGCCTCGTTCACGCGGCGCACCCACGCCAGCTTGCTGATGAATAGCTGGGGCTTTCCTAAGGATTCGGTCGGGCGCGACACGCAGTACAACAGCGCGCTCGTCATTGCCCCATCTGGAGAAAAGATCGCCGAATATGATAAGATGGCTCTTGTCCCCTTCGGCGAATACATTCCCGCGCGCAAGTGGTTTCCCTTTGCCAAAGACCTACGGGCGCTGGTCGGCGACATCACGCCGGGCACCAGTTTCACGCTCGGCGCGGCGGCAGGCGCGCGGCTGGGGACATTGATCTGTTTTGAAGCGACGCGGCCCGACCTGGCGCGTCGCCTGCGGCGCGACGGCGCGACGGCGCTGGTGCAAATTTCTAACGAGTCGTGGTTCGGCCCGACTTCGATGCCGCGCCAGATGCTTGCCGAAGCCGTCTTCCGCGCCGTTGAAAACAACGTCGATGTGATTCGCGCGACGAATTCCGGCCTCTCGGCCTTCGTCCATCCGCTCGGCCAGACGGAAGGCGAGACGCCGATGTTCGAGACCGCAACGCGCGTCTGGCAGGTCAAGACCGCGGACGAAGCGCAGGCCGAGCCGCTGACCTTTTACACGCGCCACGGCGATGTCTTTGCCGTCGCCTGCGCGATCTTGAGCCTGATTCTGGTTGGCGCATCGTTCATTCCAGAGAAAGAGAAAGTGATGAGTGATGAGTAG
- a CDS encoding menaquinone biosynthesis protein, which translates to MNKPFIAASSYLNAAPLWYSFLYGEQKSRCTLVSDVAPVRCAQLLAERRAEAALIPVIEYQRQADLLIAPGACVASKTQVYSVVLASRVPLAEVRSVTLDTTSRTSAALVEIIFSRFYKLTPEYRTAPPRIQEMLETSDAALIIGDPAMMIDRRGLHVYDLAEEWRKHTGLPFVFAFWAMRRDAADMFAPGVERRVDFRAARHEGVAHAEELAALYSEQLGMAKGELVSYLTRNIHYDLDDESLSGLKLYYELAHECGLIDDARPLIFCE; encoded by the coding sequence ATGAATAAGCCATTCATTGCGGCGTCGAGTTACTTGAACGCCGCGCCACTCTGGTACAGCTTCCTCTACGGCGAGCAGAAGAGTCGCTGCACGCTGGTGTCGGATGTCGCGCCGGTTCGTTGTGCGCAGCTGCTTGCCGAACGCCGCGCCGAGGCGGCGCTGATTCCGGTGATCGAGTATCAGCGCCAGGCTGATCTGCTGATTGCGCCGGGCGCTTGCGTCGCTTCAAAGACGCAGGTGTATAGCGTCGTGCTGGCGTCACGGGTGCCGCTGGCCGAAGTGCGCTCGGTGACGCTCGACACCACTTCGCGCACCTCGGCGGCACTCGTCGAAATCATCTTCAGCCGATTCTACAAGCTCACGCCGGAATACCGAACGGCGCCGCCGCGCATTCAGGAGATGCTCGAAACCTCGGACGCGGCGCTGATCATCGGCGACCCGGCGATGATGATTGACCGTCGCGGCCTGCACGTCTACGACCTCGCCGAAGAATGGCGCAAGCATACGGGATTGCCGTTCGTCTTCGCTTTCTGGGCGATGCGGCGCGACGCTGCCGATATGTTTGCGCCGGGCGTCGAGCGCCGCGTTGACTTTCGCGCGGCCCGACACGAAGGCGTAGCGCACGCCGAAGAACTGGCAGCACTCTACTCCGAGCAGCTCGGCATGGCGAAAGGCGAGCTGGTCAGTTACCTCACCAGAAATATCCACTATGATCTGGACGACGAAAGCCTGAGCGGGCTAAAGCTCTATTATGAGCTGGCGCATGAATGCGGGCTGATTGACGACGCGCGTCCGCTGATCTTCTGCGAATGA
- a CDS encoding DNA translocase FtsK, giving the protein MAKKSRTKHAGKKSHVSEVLAVLLVAAAVLLFLSLITFNPSDASLNSVAPPQPPRNLIGVVGANIGELFLNLFGLAALAIPILLVLIAVATRAFFSDESEFPVRKSFGAVLLLIALSGVLALFPKVGFVLLGHSRSNGGGVGYILEGALAGALNTAGAAIVLTVAAVLTLMLTMNISLAALGAAFAFVGRATNKLFARFQAWRTVRADQRRELAKQRAVELAEARRRDDEMRRQREQEEKVRRDDLRRQQEEERRRRAEEAKRLKEESPLIVKSSRAISPEPALSQAAAAATGAPALGAAVIEPDIDDIEEDDAASSGPTLSPHRQRAAEILRMRTARQERARAARNIEDEEVMDPEVAEMVATASIVRTAPTEKADKRELTSKRKTTVETSTGVTYKMPSLELLEIPIGHHEEAEEELKKRATILAEKCKEFGVIGHIHKINPGPVVTTFEFKPDPGIKYSRVVGLADDLCLALQAESIRIDRIPGKSTVGIEVPNQTREKICLREIIESAKFQNSPSKLTLALGKTINGEEYIADLTKMPHLLIAGATGAGKSVTLNSIICSMLYKASPEEVKFIMVDPKRVELGLYEGIPHLLTPIVTDPKRAANALKWAVNEMENRYRQLAELGVRNIDQYNHQIQQMTVPAVAADNPEARKPLPYIVVAIDELADLMMVARGDVETSIARLAQMARAVGIHLVVATQRPSVDVITGIIKANIPSRIAFRVSSKVDSRTIIDSNGAEALLGQGDMLFLPPGTARLIRVHGSFVNEVEVKQIADHTRQQAEPDYNEAVTLSDQDSSGSDEAEGPEDEMFSQALEIVTDMGRASTSVLQRRLSIGYGRAAKILDMMERRGFIGPSEGASKPRKVLQAAYDYRERLGQILEEEVD; this is encoded by the coding sequence ATGGCAAAGAAGTCTCGGACAAAGCATGCTGGCAAAAAGTCTCACGTCAGCGAGGTGCTGGCCGTCCTACTGGTGGCCGCCGCCGTCCTCTTGTTTCTGAGCCTCATCACGTTTAACCCCTCGGATGCCAGCTTGAATTCGGTCGCGCCGCCACAGCCGCCGCGCAACCTGATCGGTGTCGTCGGCGCTAATATCGGCGAGCTGTTCTTGAACCTGTTCGGGCTGGCGGCGCTGGCCATCCCTATCCTGCTGGTGCTGATCGCCGTGGCGACGCGCGCCTTCTTTTCCGACGAGTCGGAATTCCCTGTGCGCAAATCCTTCGGCGCGGTGCTGTTGCTGATCGCGCTGTCGGGCGTCCTGGCGCTGTTCCCAAAAGTCGGCTTCGTCCTACTCGGCCACTCGCGCAGCAACGGCGGCGGCGTCGGGTATATCCTTGAAGGCGCGCTTGCGGGCGCGCTCAACACCGCCGGCGCGGCTATCGTGCTGACGGTCGCCGCGGTCCTGACGCTGATGCTGACGATGAACATCTCGCTGGCGGCGCTCGGCGCGGCGTTCGCTTTCGTCGGCAGAGCGACGAATAAGCTGTTCGCGCGTTTTCAGGCATGGCGCACGGTGCGTGCAGACCAGCGTCGCGAGCTGGCCAAACAGCGCGCTGTCGAACTGGCCGAAGCCCGCCGGCGCGACGACGAGATGCGCCGCCAACGCGAGCAGGAAGAGAAAGTGCGGCGCGATGATCTGCGCCGTCAGCAAGAAGAAGAGCGCCGCCGCCGCGCCGAAGAGGCCAAGCGGTTGAAAGAAGAATCGCCTCTCATCGTCAAGTCTTCACGCGCCATAAGCCCTGAGCCGGCGCTGTCGCAGGCGGCGGCCGCGGCAACCGGCGCACCGGCGCTCGGCGCGGCGGTGATCGAGCCCGACATTGACGACATTGAAGAAGACGATGCGGCCAGCAGCGGCCCGACCTTGTCGCCGCATCGCCAGCGCGCCGCCGAAATTCTGCGCATGCGCACGGCGCGGCAGGAGCGCGCGCGCGCCGCCCGTAACATCGAAGACGAAGAGGTGATGGACCCGGAAGTCGCCGAGATGGTCGCCACCGCTTCCATCGTCCGCACCGCGCCCACAGAAAAAGCCGACAAGCGCGAGCTGACTTCAAAGCGCAAGACGACGGTTGAGACGTCGACCGGCGTGACCTACAAGATGCCGTCGCTTGAGCTGTTGGAAATCCCTATCGGTCATCACGAAGAGGCGGAAGAGGAGCTGAAAAAGCGCGCCACCATCCTTGCGGAAAAGTGCAAAGAGTTCGGCGTCATCGGCCACATTCATAAGATCAATCCCGGCCCGGTCGTCACCACCTTCGAGTTCAAACCCGACCCCGGCATCAAGTACAGCCGCGTCGTTGGCCTCGCCGACGACCTCTGTCTCGCCTTGCAGGCCGAATCGATCCGCATTGACCGCATCCCCGGCAAGTCAACCGTCGGCATCGAAGTCCCGAACCAGACGCGGGAAAAAATCTGCCTGCGCGAGATCATCGAATCGGCGAAGTTCCAGAACTCGCCCTCGAAGCTGACGCTGGCGCTCGGCAAGACGATCAACGGCGAAGAGTACATCGCCGACCTGACGAAGATGCCGCACCTGTTGATTGCCGGCGCGACGGGAGCCGGCAAGTCGGTGACGCTCAACTCGATCATCTGCTCGATGCTCTACAAGGCGTCGCCTGAAGAAGTGAAGTTCATCATGGTTGACCCGAAGCGCGTCGAGCTTGGGCTGTACGAAGGCATCCCGCATTTGCTGACGCCCATCGTCACCGACCCGAAGCGCGCCGCCAACGCCCTGAAGTGGGCGGTCAACGAGATGGAGAACCGCTACCGGCAACTGGCGGAGCTTGGCGTGCGCAACATCGATCAGTACAACCACCAGATTCAGCAGATGACCGTGCCGGCGGTCGCCGCTGACAATCCCGAAGCGCGCAAGCCGCTGCCTTACATCGTCGTGGCGATAGACGAACTGGCCGACCTGATGATGGTGGCGCGCGGCGATGTCGAAACCAGCATCGCGCGCCTCGCGCAGATGGCGCGCGCCGTCGGCATCCACCTGGTCGTCGCGACGCAGCGCCCCTCGGTTGACGTCATCACCGGCATTATCAAAGCCAACATCCCGTCGCGCATCGCCTTCCGCGTTTCGTCGAAAGTAGACTCGCGGACGATCATTGACTCGAACGGCGCAGAGGCCCTGCTTGGTCAGGGCGATATGTTGTTTTTGCCGCCGGGCACGGCGCGGCTCATCCGCGTGCATGGCTCGTTTGTCAACGAGGTCGAGGTCAAGCAGATTGCCGACCACACGCGTCAGCAGGCCGAGCCGGATTACAATGAAGCGGTGACCTTGAGCGATCAGGATTCGTCGGGCAGCGACGAGGCCGAGGGGCCGGAAGACGAGATGTTCTCTCAGGCGCTGGAAATCGTCACCGACATGGGGCGAGCTTCGACTTCGGTCTTGCAGCGGCGGCTGTCGATTGGCTACGGGCGGGCGGCGAAGATTCTGGATATGATGGAGCGGCGCGGCTTCATCGGCCCGTCGGAAGGCGCGTCGAAACCGCGCAAGGTGCTGCAAGCGGCTTACGACTACCGTGAACGCCTTGGCCAGATTCTCGAAGAGGAAGTGGATTAA